The Malus domestica chromosome 06, GDT2T_hap1 genome has a segment encoding these proteins:
- the LOC103419244 gene encoding large ribosomal subunit protein eL24z-like produces the protein MVLKTELCRFSGDKIYPGKGIRFIRSDSQVFLFANSKCKRYFHNRLKPSKLTWTAMYRKQHKKDIAAESVKKRRRSTKKPYSRSIVGATLEVIQKRRTEKPEVRDAAREAALREIRERIKKTKDEKKVKKAELVSKSKGQSKGNMPKAAAPKAAKLGGGGGKR, from the exons ATGGTTCTGAAGACGGAACTCTGCCGTTTCAGCGGCGACAAGATTTACCCGGGAAAGGGAATCCGATTCATCCGCTCCGATTCCCAGGTCTTCCTCTTCGCCAATTCCAAATGCAAAAGGTACTTCCACAACCGCCTCAAGCCTTCAAAGCTCACCTGGACCGCCATGTACCGGAAGCAACACAAGAAG GATATTGCTGCCGAATCTGTGAAGAAGAGGCGCCGTTCGACCAAGAAGCCCTATTCGAGGTCCATTGTTGGTGCCACATTGGAAGTTATCCAGAAGCGAAGGACTGAAAAGCCCGAAGTTCGTGACGCTGCCCGTGAGGCGGCTCTTCG TGAAATTAGGGAGAGGATTAAGAAGACCAAGGATgagaagaaggtgaagaaggCTGAATTGGTGTCCAAGTCAAAGGGTCAGTCCAAGGGAAACATGCCCAAGGCTGCTGCTCCTAAGGCTGCCAAGCTCGGAGGTGGTGGTGGAAAGCGAtga